TCGGAGAAATCCGAAAACGGCTGGTACCGTTGGAACTGACGTGAAAACGACGCGAGGGATTCGCCATAAAGAGAGTCTGGCCGCCAGCTCCCTGACTTGCTTCTCTACCTGAGCCGTCTCTGGACCACTTTGCAATTCGCGGCGAAACTGGCTCCATTTCCAAATGAGACTGCCGACAATCGCAAGGACTCCCATAAGCCAAATGACGACCGTGGCGACGACGAACAGACCCAGGGCGCGATTTGATCGGACAACCTTGGCCGGAAACACCCGCGGGAAGGCGGCGTCAGGTGTCGCGGACAACTCTGATCCAGTTGATCGCACTCCGAAAGTTGCATGATCGATGTGGTTCAACTCGCTCGGCACCGATGAGCGTCCAGAATCGAACGAAGCCCGCTTCTTAGTCATCTCCGCAGATGTTGACGAAGAAACGGGCGAATTGGAAAAGTACGGTATCCAAGAAAACAGCCCCAGAGGACTATCTAAAATCGGCGGCGTGACACACTTCATCACGACGAGCATCCACAACAGATAGGCCAGTTGCGGCCGGTGGCGGGCCCAAAGTCGGACCACGAACCAGACCATGAAGATGGTCAGAGAAACTTGGCAGAATTGACACCACGCGAGCCGAGCCCAAGATGCGTCGAACATGCTATTCCGCTCCCGCTTCTTGCGATTTATCGAGCATCTTACGAAGTTGACGCAATTCATCCGGTGAAAGCCCTTGCTCTTGAATCACATGCTCTAAGAGCGGCAGAGCCTCACCACCAAACAGGCGGTTCACGAAATCGGCGACGGCGTCACGGATGACTTTCTGCGGACGTGTTCGCGGAGAGTAGACAATGCTGCGGTCGATCCGCTCGGCCTTGAGACAGCCTTTCGTTTCCAGTCGGCGGAGAAACGTCTGAATCGTTTTATACTCGACGCTACGAGTGGCTGAGAGGACCTCGCAAACGTCGCGCACGGTGGCCCGACCGAGATCCCACACGATTCGAGCCACTTCCATCTCTGCCTTGGAAAGGGCTGGTTTCGCCGCCACGTCTGACTCCTTATCACAACGAATATCGTACAAACGTAAGCCAAAATATTCTGACATCTCGAGGATGTCAATCCGCCTTTGCAGGGTGGCGAAAATTCTTCTGACGACTCATTCGAATTTCAAACGCGAGAGCTCAGAATGCGTTGTAAATCGACTTTGATCGTACACGAACTCTGATCACGGCCAGGAGAGTCGGCTCCGGCAAGACGGGGCTGCCGCGTCAATCTGGTCGCCCGCAGACGTCTGATCGAAGTGGGCATCGATCAGATTCGGTTAGATCGCATGTCAGACCCGACATGTTTTGGTCGATTCTGTCACGATCGATGACGACGTTGATCTGACCGAAATGGGGACACCACAACAATAGACATCCTGTCACGATTCGCAAGAATTGGAGAGAGTGACTCGAACGGAGTCATTGGAATTTGCTGTCGTCGAACTCGAGGCACAGACACATCATCGCTTGGACATAGAACTCGTAATCCACTCTTTCATGAGGTAGACCGGAAGCGAGATGGCGTTCATCACAGAGTTCTCGCAATGTACCTGTTCTTCAGGCGGGTAGTTTCCTCATGTCCTCGCCCCCTTTTTTACAGCAGACAGACTCAATAGGATTGACCATTGGATTTCGAATCCCGGTCTCTTGGTGGAGAGAATTGTGATTTCACAAACGGCAGAATATGCCCTGCGCGCTGCTGTATTTCTTGCAGACGACGATGACATTCCACGCACGAACCTTCAAATCGCGGCTGGTACCGAGGTTCCCGTCGGTTACCTCGCAAAGGTCATGCAATCGCTCAGTCGCGGCGGTATCGTGCTAGCGCAACGCGGACCCAACGGCGGCTTTTTGCTTCGAATTCCCGCCGATGAACTGACGGTTCTGCAAGTCATCAATGCCGTCGATCCGGTACAACGATTTCCCGAATGCCCATTGAAATTGGCTCACCACGGGAAAAATCTGTGTCCGCTGCATCGAAAGCTGGATGACACTGCCAAGCTGGTTGAAGAAAGTTTCGGTGATACGACGATTGCAGACTTGCTGAACGTGCCAGCCACGCGGAAACCGCTGTGCCGGTTTCCCTTGGTATAAGTGTCTCATTCGAAATAAGAAGCGCATCTGACAAAGCTGAGTCGTCGTCATCGTCTCGAATTGTCTGGCCGTCAATTGGAGTTCTGCTCGACTGCGATGGTCTGCGCGGTCGATTCTTGAAATGGCGGCTGTGCCGGACGTTGTGCTTTTCGCCCCTCTGCGACCCGAGCATCGTCGGGCAGTCGGGTCATCCACTTCACCAGGATGTCCATTTCTAAGGTACTCAACAAATTAAATTCGGGATGAGTTTGATCCAAGGAAAACGAAGGCATGCGATCGTTTCGATCGCCGTAAAATCGGGGGCTGCTCGGATTCGAGATCAGGCCGACT
This genomic interval from Schlesneria paludicola DSM 18645 contains the following:
- a CDS encoding BlaI/MecI/CopY family transcriptional regulator; translated protein: MAAKPALSKAEMEVARIVWDLGRATVRDVCEVLSATRSVEYKTIQTFLRRLETKGCLKAERIDRSIVYSPRTRPQKVIRDAVADFVNRLFGGEALPLLEHVIQEQGLSPDELRQLRKMLDKSQEAGAE
- a CDS encoding RrF2 family transcriptional regulator, which gives rise to MISQTAEYALRAAVFLADDDDIPRTNLQIAAGTEVPVGYLAKVMQSLSRGGIVLAQRGPNGGFLLRIPADELTVLQVINAVDPVQRFPECPLKLAHHGKNLCPLHRKLDDTAKLVEESFGDTTIADLLNVPATRKPLCRFPLV